In Symmachiella dynata, the following are encoded in one genomic region:
- a CDS encoding PilZ domain-containing protein — translation MANPSLTDIDPSNEMREPMDVAELDCGQSTLQLLDEVQFLVRDILTQWQHPIDSIERRNNHRVPFNKSIALFDIDEQSEQPTGEAYLVTGRDISSHGVGFSHDGPLPHTKVAVGFELPNGCSQFVLVRLTWCRFTRRGTYDSGGMFLRPIPSPGNVKLDWNEIPRW, via the coding sequence ATGGCCAATCCGAGTCTGACCGATATCGATCCATCCAATGAGATGCGTGAGCCCATGGATGTGGCCGAGTTGGATTGCGGACAATCGACGCTACAACTATTGGACGAAGTGCAGTTTCTGGTGCGCGACATTCTCACCCAATGGCAGCATCCGATCGACTCCATTGAACGTCGCAACAACCACCGGGTCCCGTTCAACAAATCGATTGCCCTATTCGACATCGATGAGCAATCCGAACAGCCAACCGGCGAGGCGTATCTGGTGACCGGACGAGATATCTCCTCACACGGAGTTGGCTTCAGCCACGATGGACCACTGCCGCATACGAAAGTTGCAGTTGGCTTTGAGCTTCCCAACGGTTGTTCTCAATTCGTCTTGGTCCGGCTGACATGGTGCCGATTCACTCGGCGTGGCACCTACGACAGCGGCGGAATGTTTCTCCGTCCGATTCCCTCGCCCGGCAATGTGAAGTTGGATTGGAACGAGATACCGCGGTGGTAA
- a CDS encoding DUF6807 family protein gives MRSFKSLLSSVVAVALLFVASTLSAAEDKSAKTFSWQDDPQAGTTDLKYGDQPVVRYMHAYDTSTEKRAHETFKVFHHVFGPGSEDIITKGPHGKFTHHRGIFFGFNKTQFEGQELDFWHCKKGEHQRHIGFQELAADEKQARMIAEIHWIDREGKPVIIEARDFTFRPLSGDLKGKGFQIDFESTLTSKRGSITLTGDRQHAGFQIRAAQEIAETDGARYVRPAGFPEQAEAFQANDKTEPNKHIDLGWFAMTYELNGRRYTFEYFEDPSMPKPSRFSERPYGRFGAFFTAKVSEDQPLQVRYRVNVITGETPTREEIQQRYDQFVAELAKGK, from the coding sequence ATGCGATCTTTTAAATCCCTGTTGAGTAGTGTCGTAGCGGTAGCCCTGTTGTTTGTAGCCTCCACGCTGTCCGCTGCTGAGGACAAGTCGGCGAAGACCTTCTCCTGGCAGGACGACCCACAAGCCGGCACGACCGATCTCAAGTATGGGGACCAACCGGTTGTGCGTTATATGCATGCCTATGACACCTCGACCGAAAAACGGGCCCACGAGACCTTTAAGGTCTTTCATCACGTTTTTGGACCGGGTAGCGAGGACATCATCACCAAAGGCCCGCACGGTAAATTCACGCATCACCGCGGGATTTTCTTTGGTTTCAACAAGACGCAATTCGAAGGGCAGGAACTCGATTTCTGGCATTGCAAGAAAGGCGAACATCAACGGCATATCGGCTTTCAAGAACTTGCAGCGGACGAGAAGCAAGCTCGCATGATTGCCGAAATCCATTGGATCGACCGCGAAGGCAAACCGGTGATCATTGAAGCTCGCGATTTCACTTTCCGTCCCCTCAGTGGGGACCTGAAAGGCAAGGGGTTCCAAATCGATTTTGAGTCGACACTCACCAGCAAACGGGGCTCGATCACGCTGACCGGCGACCGGCAACATGCTGGGTTTCAAATCCGCGCCGCGCAAGAGATTGCTGAAACCGATGGGGCCCGTTACGTTCGTCCCGCCGGATTTCCCGAACAAGCCGAAGCCTTCCAAGCTAACGACAAAACCGAACCAAACAAACATATCGACCTCGGTTGGTTTGCCATGACTTATGAGTTGAATGGTCGTCGCTACACCTTTGAATACTTCGAAGATCCCAGCATGCCCAAGCCATCGCGATTTTCCGAACGCCCCTATGGCCGCTTCGGCGCGTTTTTCACGGCGAAAGTCTCCGAGGACCAACCGTTGCAGGTCCGCTACCGTGTCAACGTCATTACCGGCGAAACCCCCACGCGCGAAGAAATCCAGCAGCGTTATGACCAGTTTGTCGCTGAGTTGGCCAAGGGCAAATAG
- a CDS encoding DUF1501 domain-containing protein has protein sequence MLSILGKPRAACDGPSRRQLLQAGGAGLLGLTLPKILQAETAESSLPPRAKSVIFLFLFGGPSQLETFDLKPDAPADIRGPFQPIASRTPGLLISEHLPKTAAVTDKLCVLKTMTHPYNDHSGAGHYIQTGHRWQIPIGGGFTTTPNDWPSMGSVTEYVSQRTGAARDLPSYVVLPNWLGGLQEKGQYRRPGEYGGWLGRGYDPLTTNIQKKDLNDNPYWRDCSDEELKYDIQGLVSPAAMTMDRLKLRQSLLSQFDGSQRALEASKTLNTYDRFQQRALDLVASEKTRTALDIQQEPAALRDRYGRHLYGQSCLMARRLVEAGVRFVTVHYDCVDGYSWDSHRSSHHLQNHLIPTFDQAFASLLTDLDDRGLLDETLVVAMGEMGRTPKPNKTWGRGHWSTLFPAVLAGAGIRPGIVYGETDKDAGHPVDKATSPEDLAKTIYYALGIDPELRIKNAEGRPTDIVDGGRPVLDLFG, from the coding sequence ATGCTCTCGATTTTGGGCAAACCACGAGCGGCGTGTGATGGACCGTCGCGACGACAATTATTGCAGGCCGGCGGCGCGGGCTTGCTCGGGTTGACGTTGCCGAAAATCCTGCAAGCCGAGACCGCTGAATCATCGCTGCCGCCGCGGGCGAAATCGGTCATCTTTCTGTTTCTGTTCGGCGGACCAAGCCAACTGGAAACGTTCGATCTCAAACCCGATGCGCCGGCCGACATTCGCGGGCCGTTTCAGCCGATCGCTTCGCGGACGCCGGGACTGCTGATTTCCGAACACCTGCCTAAGACCGCTGCCGTCACCGATAAGCTCTGCGTCCTCAAGACAATGACGCACCCGTACAACGATCACAGCGGGGCAGGACATTACATTCAAACCGGGCATCGTTGGCAGATCCCCATCGGCGGCGGTTTTACGACCACACCCAACGACTGGCCTTCGATGGGATCAGTCACTGAATACGTCTCGCAACGCACCGGCGCCGCCCGGGATTTGCCGAGTTATGTGGTACTGCCGAATTGGCTGGGCGGCCTGCAAGAAAAAGGACAGTATCGCCGGCCGGGAGAATACGGCGGCTGGCTGGGCCGTGGCTACGATCCGCTGACAACCAACATTCAAAAGAAAGACCTCAACGACAACCCCTACTGGCGGGATTGTAGCGACGAAGAATTGAAATACGACATCCAAGGACTCGTCAGCCCGGCGGCAATGACGATGGACCGTTTGAAATTGCGGCAATCACTGCTGTCACAATTCGACGGTTCGCAACGGGCGCTGGAAGCGTCGAAAACGCTCAACACCTATGATCGCTTTCAACAGCGCGCGCTCGATTTGGTGGCTTCGGAAAAAACGCGAACCGCTCTTGATATTCAACAAGAACCGGCGGCGCTGCGCGATCGTTACGGTCGGCATTTGTATGGGCAATCCTGTCTGATGGCGCGGCGGTTGGTCGAAGCAGGCGTGCGGTTTGTCACCGTGCATTACGACTGCGTCGACGGCTACAGCTGGGACTCGCATCGCAGCAGCCACCATTTGCAAAACCACTTAATCCCCACGTTCGACCAGGCCTTCGCCTCATTGCTGACCGACTTGGACGATCGCGGCCTGTTGGACGAAACGTTGGTCGTGGCAATGGGAGAAATGGGCCGCACGCCGAAGCCGAACAAGACGTGGGGTCGCGGACACTGGAGCACCTTGTTCCCCGCCGTCCTCGCCGGCGCAGGCATCCGCCCAGGCATCGTCTACGGCGAAACCGACAAGGACGCCGGCCACCCCGTCGACAAAGCAACCAGCCCCGAAGACCTAGCCAAGACGATCTACTACGCGCTGGGCATCGACCCAGAACTACGCATCAAAAACGCCGAAGGCCGCCCGACAGACATCGTCGACGGTGGTCGCCCGGTGTTGGACTTGTTTGGGTGA
- a CDS encoding glycosyltransferase family 39 protein — MTRLLKQVRDCFSDSRASCLMVLALTVIWGLLAIFVQPIGNFPLNDDWSYSRAVQTLLETQRLRIDDWGAPTLFAQILYGALFCMPFGFSFTALRISTLVAGLAGVLGLFALLRQSGVNRGIAFVGSLTLLVNPLYFLHAFTFMTDVPFLALSIWSTLFFVRALKFDSGRALLIATLLSCAATLVRQLGIALPLAYLLTVLLTNKFSVKSTARAALPAVISIAVFVGYTTCIQYFGVGSAIQGTKQDLIATRLAHDGLGRFVLRSVIMTVLMSLYVGLFSLPFLSVLASRAWRQCLAFRTQIMVAIAASSALIAYVALFFYRGRKMPFFGNTMNHAGLGPLTMRNTDERLLVTETLTPTWFWDALTVAAGVGAILVVLLLSITILEIFRRRLPRNDDLIRIALFSLLAAGILTGPTSVIAIFDRYVLVLMPLVILLLSVSAQLALNPARSPSVLRYSLAAIFLGAYGVLSVAGTHDYLAWNRARWQAVTALIEEQGVSPKTIDGGFEVTGWLLFHRDEQLRAKWDSKVRTFDVSVPDPNEPPAPFYWLADPEYIVAFEPHENSKPNQDAAIIKRYPFRSWLWRREEAIVVLKVGGS; from the coding sequence ATGACACGTCTTCTGAAACAGGTTCGGGATTGCTTTAGTGATTCGCGGGCCTCCTGCTTGATGGTCTTGGCATTGACGGTAATTTGGGGCCTGCTCGCCATCTTCGTGCAGCCTATCGGGAACTTTCCCTTAAACGACGACTGGTCTTATAGCCGCGCGGTTCAAACGCTGTTAGAGACGCAACGGCTCCGCATCGACGACTGGGGTGCGCCCACATTGTTTGCGCAAATTTTGTATGGCGCACTGTTTTGCATGCCATTTGGTTTTTCATTCACAGCCCTCCGCATCTCGACGCTCGTCGCGGGTCTGGCCGGTGTGTTGGGATTATTCGCGCTGTTGCGGCAAAGTGGCGTCAACCGGGGCATCGCGTTTGTCGGAAGTCTCACGCTGTTGGTCAATCCGCTTTACTTTCTGCATGCCTTCACGTTCATGACGGACGTACCGTTCCTCGCGCTGAGTATTTGGTCGACTTTGTTTTTTGTGAGAGCCTTGAAATTCGATTCCGGCAGGGCACTGCTCATCGCCACATTGCTCAGTTGCGCAGCAACCCTGGTGCGTCAACTCGGAATCGCATTGCCGCTCGCCTATCTACTCACGGTCCTGCTGACCAACAAGTTCTCAGTCAAATCGACAGCACGCGCCGCATTGCCGGCTGTGATCTCCATCGCCGTATTCGTTGGATACACGACTTGCATCCAGTATTTCGGTGTCGGTTCGGCGATCCAGGGCACCAAACAAGACTTGATCGCAACGCGGCTCGCGCATGATGGACTGGGCCGGTTCGTTTTGCGCTCGGTGATAATGACGGTCCTGATGTCGCTGTACGTCGGACTGTTCTCGTTGCCATTTTTGTCGGTCTTGGCATCGCGAGCGTGGCGACAATGTTTGGCATTTCGCACACAGATTATGGTCGCTATCGCCGCATCGTCCGCACTGATCGCCTACGTGGCCCTCTTTTTTTACCGCGGCCGGAAGATGCCGTTTTTTGGCAACACTATGAATCACGCCGGCCTGGGGCCGCTCACCATGCGCAATACCGACGAACGTCTCTTGGTGACCGAAACTCTGACACCAACCTGGTTTTGGGACGCGCTCACCGTTGCCGCCGGAGTCGGGGCGATTCTTGTGGTGCTGCTGTTGTCGATCACCATTCTCGAAATCTTCCGTCGTCGCCTGCCGCGAAATGACGACCTCATCCGCATCGCCCTGTTTTCGCTGCTCGCTGCAGGAATCCTCACTGGACCCACCTCGGTGATCGCGATTTTCGACCGGTACGTTCTGGTGCTCATGCCGTTGGTGATCTTGCTTCTCAGCGTCTCGGCTCAGTTGGCCTTAAATCCAGCGCGTTCTCCAAGCGTGCTGCGGTATTCGCTGGCGGCGATATTTTTAGGCGCATACGGAGTGCTGTCCGTTGCGGGAACGCATGACTACTTGGCCTGGAATCGAGCCCGCTGGCAAGCGGTGACCGCGCTCATTGAAGAGCAGGGGGTCTCGCCCAAAACGATCGATGGCGGTTTTGAAGTCACGGGCTGGCTGTTGTTTCATCGCGACGAACAACTCCGCGCGAAATGGGATAGCAAGGTCCGGACCTTTGATGTTTCCGTACCCGATCCAAATGAACCGCCGGCTCCGTTCTATTGGTTAGCGGACCCCGAATACATCGTTGCCTTTGAGCCGCATGAAAACTCCAAACCCAATCAAGACGCCGCAATCATAAAACGCTACCCCTTCCGCAGTTGGCTGTGGAGACGCGAAGAGGCCATCGTGGTGTTGAAAGTCGGTGGTTCGTAG
- a CDS encoding serpin family protein, which yields MTFRNFAIAFGFVLLAALVLDQMPGKKQPEHAGHAKQDKDGKIHPFASVGLDENPRDKIVEAALDSKIDLQLKKVPLPEAMGRLESMLGIEVVISDMSLQDEGISPEVPLSVDTKETPARILLKVMLEPVSLDWYVEDGFLKITTLHMCEAIGKIRVYDVADLVGGTSPDKNQAFDFEPLVELLTYTISPDMWEEVGGPGTISEFESAGTALLVIRNSPFVHYEIEGLFSKLRQMRHEGNPFVSRIRPRDLLENKHIQNAAISGKLPRYLDDDPNRDAVVTATNELAFDIYPQLNSDDSRNLIFSPLSVSTALSMAYAGADGETAAELRRVLQVSGNEQAWNDGLRELLRALPTEPGREIELQLANRLFIQRDYPLQQQFLDISRETFGAEPMSVDYHKPSAARRTINDWIAKQTREMIPAAVPADLLTPQTRIVAASAISLIAPWEMPFASLNTKPQNFHTATRDVEVAMMSDDLYTKYADIDNIQILELDYADRALSMLLILEKQPTDGKWLSALQQSLSSKTLKTWEAALKQVMVHVEIPRFRFKSFRNLKAPLEHLGVRQLFEKAGANLARMSSEKPLWMEFLLHQAQIDVDEEGTKAAAATVWGAFGGAAETRPEFRADHPFLFLIRDNRSGAILFLGRVMNPRGAG from the coding sequence ATGACTTTTCGAAACTTTGCCATCGCTTTTGGTTTTGTACTGCTGGCTGCGCTGGTGCTCGATCAAATGCCAGGAAAAAAACAGCCCGAACATGCAGGACATGCCAAACAAGACAAAGACGGCAAGATCCATCCCTTCGCTTCAGTCGGTTTGGACGAAAACCCACGAGACAAAATTGTAGAAGCGGCACTCGACAGCAAAATTGATCTGCAGTTGAAAAAGGTTCCACTCCCGGAAGCAATGGGCCGACTGGAGTCAATGCTCGGTATCGAAGTTGTCATTAGTGATATGAGCTTGCAAGACGAAGGGATCTCGCCCGAGGTGCCGTTGTCCGTCGATACGAAAGAGACTCCCGCCCGAATTCTACTGAAAGTCATGCTGGAACCGGTTTCGCTCGATTGGTACGTCGAGGATGGTTTCCTAAAAATTACGACGCTTCATATGTGCGAAGCGATCGGAAAAATCCGCGTGTACGATGTCGCCGACCTTGTGGGTGGGACCTCCCCCGATAAGAACCAGGCATTTGACTTCGAACCACTGGTGGAGTTGCTGACATATACGATTTCACCAGATATGTGGGAAGAAGTCGGCGGGCCGGGCACAATTTCAGAATTTGAGTCCGCCGGGACGGCCTTATTGGTGATTCGCAATTCACCGTTTGTACACTACGAAATCGAAGGACTTTTTAGCAAACTCCGACAAATGCGACATGAGGGAAATCCGTTTGTGTCGCGCATACGTCCTCGGGATTTGCTGGAAAACAAGCACATTCAAAACGCGGCCATAAGCGGCAAACTCCCGCGTTATCTGGACGACGATCCAAACCGCGATGCCGTCGTCACGGCGACGAATGAATTGGCGTTTGACATCTATCCACAACTGAATTCAGACGACAGCAGAAATCTCATCTTTTCGCCGTTGAGCGTCTCCACGGCTTTGTCGATGGCCTATGCCGGTGCCGACGGCGAAACTGCTGCGGAGTTGCGCCGCGTATTGCAGGTTTCCGGAAACGAACAAGCCTGGAACGATGGCTTGCGAGAACTACTCAGAGCGCTGCCAACCGAGCCGGGCCGCGAGATCGAGCTGCAATTGGCGAATCGATTGTTTATCCAACGTGACTATCCGCTGCAGCAACAGTTTCTAGACATTTCGCGCGAGACCTTCGGTGCGGAACCAATGAGCGTCGATTACCACAAACCGTCAGCCGCGCGGCGCACGATCAATGATTGGATTGCGAAGCAAACGCGAGAAATGATTCCTGCTGCCGTGCCGGCGGACTTGTTAACTCCTCAGACCCGCATCGTGGCGGCCAGTGCAATTTCTCTCATTGCCCCTTGGGAAATGCCGTTTGCATCCTTGAATACCAAACCGCAAAATTTTCACACAGCCACCCGCGATGTCGAAGTCGCAATGATGTCGGATGACCTCTACACGAAATATGCCGACATCGACAACATTCAGATTTTGGAATTGGACTACGCCGATCGCGCCTTATCGATGTTGTTGATTTTGGAAAAGCAGCCCACTGACGGAAAATGGTTATCCGCGTTGCAGCAGTCATTGTCGAGTAAAACTCTCAAGACGTGGGAAGCCGCCTTAAAGCAAGTGATGGTCCATGTGGAAATCCCCCGGTTTCGCTTCAAATCATTTCGCAATCTGAAAGCTCCCTTGGAGCATCTCGGGGTCCGGCAACTCTTTGAGAAAGCAGGGGCTAATCTTGCCCGTATGTCCTCGGAAAAACCACTTTGGATGGAATTCCTCTTGCATCAGGCGCAAATAGACGTCGATGAAGAGGGCACCAAAGCTGCAGCCGCCACAGTCTGGGGTGCATTTGGAGGTGCTGCAGAGACGCGTCCCGAATTTCGCGCCGACCATCCGTTCCTCTTCTTGATTCGCGACAACCGTAGCGGTGCGATATTGTTCTTGGGCCGCGTGATGAATCCCCGCGGCGCGGGTTAA
- a CDS encoding TIGR00266 family protein: MKFDISGNPDYGDLTVAMEPGDAIWAESGGMNRMSSHLAMKTHMVGGLAQSVVRKFLGGESLFVAEYTASQLGFIGISPATPGSVLHREMTGDSFMLTAGAFLACTPGMDLSPRFGGMRSFFSGEGVVLIEVTGTGDLFYNAFGGVVEREIDGELVVDTGHVVAWEPSLDYTISGMGGIKQTLFSGEGLVMKFTGRGRLYLQTRHLGGLAGWLSPYCVG, encoded by the coding sequence ATGAAATTTGATATCAGCGGCAATCCGGACTACGGAGATCTCACCGTCGCCATGGAGCCGGGGGATGCGATCTGGGCTGAGAGTGGTGGGATGAACCGCATGAGTTCCCACCTTGCCATGAAAACGCACATGGTGGGAGGCTTGGCGCAATCAGTTGTCCGCAAGTTTCTTGGTGGCGAGTCGTTGTTTGTTGCGGAGTACACCGCCTCGCAGTTGGGATTCATTGGGATTTCACCCGCCACGCCCGGCAGCGTGTTGCACCGGGAAATGACCGGCGACAGTTTCATGCTCACCGCCGGCGCCTTTTTGGCCTGCACGCCCGGCATGGACTTAAGCCCGCGGTTCGGCGGAATGCGGTCGTTTTTCTCCGGGGAAGGGGTGGTACTGATCGAAGTCACCGGGACAGGCGATCTGTTTTACAACGCGTTCGGTGGCGTGGTGGAACGGGAAATCGACGGCGAACTGGTCGTCGACACTGGACACGTCGTCGCTTGGGAACCGTCGTTGGATTACACCATCTCCGGCATGGGGGGCATCAAACAAACCCTCTTTTCCGGTGAGGGGTTGGTCATGAAATTCACCGGCCGCGGCCGCTTGTATCTGCAAACGCGGCATCTCGGCGGACTTGCCGGTTGGTTGTCTCCCTACTGTGTGGGATAG
- a CDS encoding TIGR00266 family protein, translating into MNIEILGEGAFGSALVQLSPGEKFASESGALYRASPNVDIDVTTRSRSKGGFLAGVKRLLAGENFFLSTYSTTDGQSGEVGLAPTHQGEVRVIEADGHTPWMCTGGSYLGSSTGIELDTQFQGLKGFLGGEAPWFIKASGSGSLLVTAFGRITEMTVNEPLTVDTGHVVAFEETLQYTITKVGGSWMQSWLAGEGFVMNFTGQGRILTQSHNPTEFGRRLGPRLPARQG; encoded by the coding sequence ATGAATATAGAAATCCTCGGCGAAGGCGCTTTTGGCTCGGCGCTGGTGCAACTCAGCCCTGGCGAAAAGTTTGCTTCCGAATCGGGCGCGCTGTACCGCGCCTCGCCGAATGTCGATATCGACGTCACGACCCGTAGCCGCTCAAAGGGGGGCTTTTTAGCCGGCGTCAAACGCTTGTTGGCGGGGGAGAATTTCTTTCTCTCGACCTACTCCACCACCGACGGACAAAGCGGCGAAGTGGGTTTGGCTCCCACGCATCAAGGCGAGGTACGGGTTATTGAAGCCGACGGACATACTCCTTGGATGTGTACCGGCGGCAGTTATCTGGGATCCAGTACCGGGATTGAACTCGATACACAATTCCAGGGCTTGAAAGGTTTCCTCGGCGGCGAAGCTCCTTGGTTCATTAAGGCTTCGGGAAGCGGTTCGTTGTTGGTGACCGCCTTTGGCCGCATTACGGAAATGACGGTCAACGAGCCACTGACCGTCGACACGGGACATGTGGTAGCATTTGAGGAGACGCTGCAATATACGATCACCAAAGTCGGCGGCTCGTGGATGCAGTCGTGGTTAGCGGGTGAAGGGTTCGTGATGAACTTCACCGGCCAAGGCCGCATTTTGACCCAATCGCACAACCCCACGGAATTCGGCCGGCGACTCGGTCCCAGACTCCCCGCCCGACAAGGATAA
- a CDS encoding TIGR00266 family protein gives MDYHIECNPTYSAVEIALQAGESIVSEAGAMAWMTSNMQTKTSTRGGVMAGLKRALLTKESFFQNTYTPQGDSGSVTFAPGSSGDIVAMELNNEELFLEKGAYLASGEDVNCNSKWDGLKGIFNQGMFVLRVTGTGPLFFHSYGRIEEIDVDGEYVTDNGYAVAWEPSLSYTLTRAKKIRSFLFADQLLLKFSGRGRVWVQSRSARVLANWAHPFRPVQRDND, from the coding sequence ATGGACTATCATATCGAGTGCAACCCGACCTACAGCGCCGTGGAAATTGCCTTGCAGGCCGGCGAAAGTATTGTGAGCGAAGCGGGCGCTATGGCTTGGATGACCAGCAACATGCAGACCAAGACCTCCACGCGAGGCGGCGTGATGGCGGGACTGAAACGCGCGCTGCTCACCAAGGAGAGTTTTTTCCAAAACACCTACACCCCGCAAGGGGATTCCGGCTCGGTCACGTTCGCGCCCGGCTCATCGGGCGACATCGTCGCCATGGAGTTGAACAACGAAGAGCTGTTCTTGGAAAAAGGAGCCTACCTGGCATCCGGCGAAGATGTGAATTGCAATTCCAAATGGGACGGCCTCAAAGGCATCTTTAACCAGGGAATGTTCGTGCTCCGCGTCACCGGGACCGGTCCATTGTTTTTCCACAGCTACGGCCGCATCGAAGAGATTGATGTCGATGGCGAATATGTCACCGACAACGGCTATGCCGTCGCCTGGGAGCCGTCGCTGAGCTACACATTGACCCGCGCCAAAAAAATCCGCTCATTCTTGTTTGCCGATCAACTGCTGTTGAAGTTTTCCGGCCGCGGCCGGGTGTGGGTCCAATCCCGCAGCGCGCGGGTCCTGGCCAACTGGGCTCACCCCTTCCGCCCCGTTCAACGGGACAACGATTGA
- a CDS encoding FHA domain-containing protein: MLLLAPTSDEEEARLSDEIPVDSAANKAVHKFRVACQAAAPIRLRVTGPGLDEPLEFSFASPFVIIGRSRRADLRLQHPDVSLRHTYLQMVRGRMYCVDLESRTGISHQSDRRRGELIDEGEAIHIGPYHVHVINWSSWDEIETFDPSADESHENESHNEDSADNESTDTFVRVNVEVLNGKKNGRRFHAVEEDITLVGNAPGSHLRLKDSSMSKTHCALVRTAEALWCVDLLGRGGTRLNGAEIRIGRLYDGDLLHVGRAKLKIHYSNMENQPPIEPSEPPRAAAETPNESQPADEGTMPAPAASSPQVADMAGELSQLIAQNLANITPPAGAQPPIPFSPPLPATAPNPQLPAAQTEGERNVSEAFVLSLVNQFGQMQQQMFQQSQQSMMMLVNMFSSLHQNHMELIRDDLNRIHQITDELKAVQTQMADGQSSATNVTYTRDAQPAGDSQEHVQDAEISEPRPATPEPRTAPPPSSSESPQPGPGETPPTVPSDAADRPRSDRSGVRAHTLLSERLAELENERNSRWQKIMKTITGMGGA, from the coding sequence ATGCTTCTGCTTGCGCCGACTTCTGACGAGGAAGAGGCACGGCTGAGCGACGAAATTCCGGTCGACAGCGCAGCCAATAAAGCGGTCCACAAGTTTCGTGTGGCCTGCCAAGCGGCGGCGCCCATTCGCCTGCGCGTCACCGGTCCCGGTTTGGACGAACCGCTCGAATTCTCGTTTGCCTCACCATTTGTCATCATCGGTCGCAGTCGCCGCGCCGATTTGCGGCTCCAGCACCCCGATGTCAGCCTGCGGCATACGTATTTGCAGATGGTGCGAGGGCGGATGTATTGCGTGGATTTGGAAAGCCGGACCGGCATTTCGCACCAATCGGACCGCCGCCGTGGAGAATTGATCGACGAAGGAGAAGCGATCCACATCGGACCGTATCATGTCCATGTGATCAATTGGAGTTCCTGGGACGAGATCGAAACTTTCGACCCCTCGGCCGATGAATCCCATGAGAATGAATCTCATAATGAGGATTCTGCCGATAACGAATCTACAGACACGTTTGTCCGCGTGAATGTGGAAGTCCTCAACGGCAAAAAAAACGGACGTCGATTTCATGCCGTCGAAGAAGACATCACGTTGGTTGGTAATGCGCCGGGGTCCCATTTGCGACTCAAGGACTCGAGCATGTCCAAGACGCATTGTGCGCTGGTGCGGACAGCTGAGGCGCTGTGGTGCGTCGACCTGTTGGGTCGTGGCGGCACACGACTGAACGGCGCGGAAATACGGATTGGTCGACTGTACGACGGAGATCTGTTACATGTCGGCAGGGCCAAACTGAAGATACACTACAGCAATATGGAAAACCAACCACCCATCGAACCTTCCGAACCACCGCGCGCTGCAGCGGAGACCCCCAACGAATCGCAGCCTGCCGACGAGGGGACGATGCCGGCACCAGCTGCGAGTAGCCCACAGGTCGCTGATATGGCGGGAGAGCTGAGTCAGCTCATCGCCCAAAATCTCGCCAATATTACGCCCCCTGCGGGTGCACAGCCGCCCATCCCGTTTTCACCGCCACTACCTGCTACGGCGCCGAATCCGCAACTGCCGGCTGCTCAAACCGAAGGAGAACGGAACGTTTCGGAAGCCTTCGTTCTGTCGTTGGTCAACCAGTTTGGCCAAATGCAGCAGCAGATGTTTCAGCAGTCGCAGCAGTCGATGATGATGCTGGTCAACATGTTTAGCAGCTTGCACCAGAATCATATGGAATTGATTCGGGACGACCTGAATCGAATTCACCAGATTACCGACGAGTTGAAGGCGGTCCAAACGCAAATGGCGGACGGACAATCATCGGCGACGAACGTCACCTACACCCGCGATGCGCAACCGGCAGGCGACTCTCAAGAACATGTGCAGGATGCCGAAATCTCCGAACCGCGTCCGGCAACGCCCGAACCGCGAACGGCTCCACCGCCCTCCTCATCGGAATCACCTCAACCCGGTCCCGGCGAAACGCCGCCAACCGTCCCGAGCGACGCAGCCGACCGTCCCCGTTCGGATCGTTCTGGAGTTCGCGCTCATACGTTGCTGAGCGAACGGCTTGCGGAATTGGAGAACGAACGAAACAGCCGCTGGCAAAAGATCATGAAAACGATCACCGGCATGGGTGGTGCCTGA